One window of Nocardia sp. NBC_00508 genomic DNA carries:
- the gatC gene encoding Asp-tRNA(Asn)/Glu-tRNA(Gln) amidotransferase subunit GatC: MPAISRDEVAHLARLSRLALSDAELDQFAGQLDSILSHVRTISEVAAADVPATASPNPATNVTRLDEVVPGLTPQEALSGAPAVDEQRFLVPQILGEAE; encoded by the coding sequence GTGCCCGCCATCTCCCGCGACGAGGTCGCACACCTCGCCCGGCTGTCCCGGCTCGCCCTGTCCGACGCCGAACTGGATCAGTTCGCCGGACAGCTGGATTCGATCCTGAGCCACGTGCGGACCATTTCCGAGGTCGCCGCCGCCGACGTCCCGGCCACCGCGTCGCCGAACCCGGCGACCAACGTGACCCGCCTCGACGAGGTGGTGCCAGGCCTGACCCCGCAGGAGGCGCTGTCCGGCGCGCCCGCGGTGGACGAGCAGCGGTTCCTGGTGCCGCAGATCCTGGGAGAAGCCGAATGA
- a CDS encoding SDR family NAD(P)-dependent oxidoreductase, whose translation MTRTWFITGANRGLGRAFTTAALAAGDRVVATARNPESMAELADDRLTVLPLDVREREAAIATVDKAFALMGTIDVIVNNAGYGLVGALEELTEAQIRDQMDTNFYGALWVSQAAAPHLRAQGSGHIVQISTVGAVGSLPLFSMYNASKWALEGFSASLADELRPFGVRVTLAQMGGFDTDWAKSSMRFATGIPAYEDLRSAVLGMPDYPTKAPADAPATATSGTPDGSEPAAVPGESTTRGGESADLASSDAPGTETEWIEASPEIGAAGLIELVNMPNPPLRKVIGPGAHQMVAIALDQRRQDYVTDPEFTWPV comes from the coding sequence GTGACCAGAACCTGGTTCATCACCGGCGCCAACCGCGGGCTCGGCCGAGCATTCACGACCGCCGCGCTCGCCGCGGGCGATCGTGTGGTCGCGACCGCCCGGAATCCGGAGTCCATGGCGGAACTCGCCGATGACCGGCTGACCGTGCTGCCCTTGGACGTGCGCGAACGGGAGGCCGCGATCGCCACCGTGGACAAGGCGTTCGCGCTGATGGGCACAATCGACGTGATCGTGAACAACGCGGGTTACGGCCTGGTCGGCGCGCTGGAGGAACTGACCGAAGCCCAGATCCGCGACCAGATGGACACCAATTTCTATGGCGCGCTCTGGGTTTCCCAGGCGGCGGCGCCGCACCTGCGCGCACAGGGCTCCGGGCACATCGTGCAGATCTCCACGGTCGGCGCCGTGGGCAGCCTCCCGCTGTTCAGCATGTACAACGCGAGCAAATGGGCGTTGGAAGGGTTCAGCGCCTCGCTGGCCGACGAACTGCGCCCGTTCGGTGTCCGGGTCACGCTCGCCCAGATGGGCGGCTTCGACACCGACTGGGCCAAGTCGAGCATGCGGTTCGCCACCGGTATCCCGGCCTACGAAGACCTGCGTAGCGCCGTCCTCGGCATGCCGGACTATCCGACGAAGGCGCCCGCCGACGCCCCGGCGACCGCAACCAGCGGCACGCCGGACGGATCCGAACCTGCGGCCGTTCCAGGGGAATCCACCACTCGCGGAGGCGAATCAGCGGATCTCGCCTCGAGCGACGCGCCCGGCACCGAGACCGAGTGGATCGAGGCGTCCCCGGAGATCGGCGCCGCAGGCTTGATCGAGCTCGTGAACATGCCGAATCCACCGCTGCGCAAGGTCATCGGCCCAGGCGCGCACCAGATGGTGGCGATCGCATTGGACCAACGGCGCCAGGACTACGTGACCGACCCCGAATTCACCTGGCCCGTATAG
- a CDS encoding AAA family ATPase, which produces MLRSFQVTNHRSLADKQELRLTRGSGPVAVPVTAVHGGAAAGKTNLIDALAQMRDAVLHSVTGWDPYAGPVRAPHLGFPDRPSEFVAAFVAEGVPYTYGFRLDNADVTAEWLHTHPRSRKRIVFERSGEQIKIGPMFEAARYGIAALVPLVRPNALLLSLAGQMYSDALVPAYRWFDSMLEVQRGPAEPDAIAHRLGSHLSRSPENAARLLMLLRTAELGITDLLIAENDPMYADYLRELDADIAGLAKQVELCATSPGYADQLLRDNGLTGVLLERELTNLKAARDALYTRMVARRGVGLGLVHDGIANPFEIGDESSATLSLLRVLPAMLDALDAGRVLAVDDIGACLPAEETDRLIQLFQNPETNSHGAQLIFTTDNRMLIDRGNGRSARTRSSVWQVRRTANGTSELAPV; this is translated from the coding sequence ATGCTGCGCAGTTTTCAGGTGACCAATCACAGATCGCTGGCCGACAAGCAGGAGTTGCGGCTCACCAGGGGGAGCGGGCCGGTGGCCGTGCCGGTGACCGCCGTTCACGGCGGCGCCGCGGCGGGAAAGACGAACCTGATCGATGCGCTCGCACAGATGCGGGACGCGGTCTTGCACTCCGTCACCGGATGGGACCCGTACGCGGGCCCGGTGCGGGCGCCACATCTCGGATTCCCGGATCGGCCTTCGGAATTCGTGGCCGCGTTCGTCGCCGAGGGTGTGCCCTACACCTACGGCTTCCGGCTGGACAACGCCGATGTGACCGCGGAATGGCTGCACACCCACCCGCGCTCGCGTAAGCGAATCGTGTTCGAGCGCAGCGGAGAACAGATCAAGATCGGGCCGATGTTCGAGGCGGCGCGTTACGGCATCGCCGCGCTGGTGCCGCTGGTGCGTCCGAACGCCTTGTTGCTCAGTCTCGCCGGGCAGATGTACTCCGATGCGCTGGTGCCCGCGTACCGGTGGTTCGACTCCATGCTCGAGGTGCAGCGCGGCCCCGCCGAGCCGGACGCCATCGCGCACCGGCTCGGCAGTCACCTGTCCCGGTCGCCGGAGAACGCCGCCCGGCTGCTGATGCTGCTGCGCACCGCCGAGCTGGGCATCACCGATCTGCTCATCGCCGAGAACGACCCGATGTATGCCGACTACCTGCGCGAACTGGACGCGGACATCGCCGGGCTGGCCAAACAGGTCGAGCTGTGCGCCACCTCGCCCGGCTACGCCGACCAGCTGCTGCGCGACAACGGCCTGACCGGTGTCCTGCTCGAACGTGAGCTGACCAACCTGAAGGCCGCGCGCGACGCCTTGTACACACGGATGGTGGCCCGGCGCGGCGTCGGCCTCGGCCTGGTCCACGACGGCATCGCCAACCCGTTCGAGATCGGCGACGAATCATCCGCGACGTTGTCGCTGCTGCGGGTGCTCCCCGCCATGCTCGACGCGCTGGACGCGGGCCGCGTCCTCGCCGTCGACGATATCGGCGCGTGCCTGCCCGCCGAGGAGACCGACCGGCTGATCCAGCTGTTCCAGAACCCCGAGACCAATTCCCATGGCGCGCAGCTGATCTTCACCACGGACAACCGCATGCTCATCGATCGGGGCAACGGACGCTCGGCACGGACCCGTAGCTCGGTCTGGCAGGTCCGCCGCACCGCCAACGGCACCAGTGAGCTCGCGCCGGTGTAG
- the gatA gene encoding Asp-tRNA(Asn)/Glu-tRNA(Gln) amidotransferase subunit GatA → MSPTTLSAAELAEKIHGGELSSVEVTQAHLDRIAAVDGEYHAFLHVAPEQALAAAAEVDAAIASGAPPASPLAGVPLALKDVFTTTDMPTTCASKILEGWVSPYDATVTTKLRAAGIPILGKTNMDEFAMGSSTENSAYGPTRNPWDTTRVPGGSGGGSAAALASNQAPLAIGTDTGGSIRQPAAVTATVGTKPTYGTVSRFGLVACASSLDQGGPCGRTVLDTALLHEVIAGYDPRDSTSRDVPVPPVVAAARAGANGDLRGVKVGVVKELHSDSYQPGVLASFDAAVAVLKDLGAEVVEVSCPHFEYGLPSYYLVMPSEVSSNLARFDAMRYGLRVADDGQHSAEQVMAATRAAGFGPEVKRRIMIGTYALSAGYYDAYYGQALKVRTLIARDFDKAYEQVDVLVSPTSPFTPWKLGEKVDDPLAMYLSDLCTLPTNLAGHPAMSVPSGLSQDDGMPVGLQIMAPALADDRLYRVGAAYEAARGPIA, encoded by the coding sequence ATGAGTCCGACCACGCTGTCGGCGGCCGAGCTGGCCGAGAAAATCCACGGCGGGGAACTGTCCTCGGTGGAGGTGACCCAGGCGCATCTGGATCGGATCGCCGCGGTCGACGGTGAATACCACGCCTTCCTGCATGTCGCGCCGGAGCAGGCGCTGGCGGCCGCGGCGGAGGTGGACGCCGCGATCGCGTCGGGCGCCCCGCCCGCCTCGCCGCTGGCCGGAGTTCCCTTGGCGCTCAAGGACGTATTCACTACCACGGACATGCCCACCACCTGCGCGTCGAAGATCCTCGAGGGCTGGGTGTCGCCGTACGACGCAACGGTCACCACGAAACTGCGCGCCGCGGGCATCCCGATCCTCGGCAAGACCAACATGGACGAGTTCGCGATGGGCTCCTCCACCGAGAACTCGGCCTACGGCCCGACTCGCAACCCGTGGGACACCACCCGCGTCCCGGGCGGCTCGGGCGGCGGTTCCGCGGCCGCGCTGGCCTCGAACCAGGCGCCGCTGGCCATCGGGACCGACACCGGCGGGTCGATCCGCCAGCCCGCCGCCGTCACCGCGACCGTCGGGACCAAGCCGACCTACGGCACGGTGTCCCGCTTCGGCCTGGTCGCCTGCGCCTCGTCGCTGGACCAGGGCGGTCCGTGCGGCCGGACGGTGCTGGACACCGCGCTGCTGCACGAGGTGATCGCCGGATACGACCCACGCGATTCCACCTCCCGCGACGTGCCGGTGCCGCCGGTTGTCGCGGCCGCACGCGCGGGGGCCAACGGCGATCTGCGTGGCGTGAAAGTCGGTGTGGTGAAAGAACTGCACTCCGACAGTTATCAGCCGGGCGTGCTCGCCTCGTTCGACGCCGCGGTGGCGGTGCTGAAGGATCTCGGCGCCGAGGTGGTCGAAGTGTCGTGTCCGCACTTCGAATACGGGCTGCCGTCCTACTATCTGGTGATGCCGTCGGAGGTGTCGTCGAACCTGGCGCGGTTCGACGCCATGCGCTACGGCCTGCGTGTCGCCGACGACGGGCAGCACAGTGCCGAGCAGGTCATGGCGGCCACGCGTGCGGCCGGGTTCGGCCCGGAAGTCAAGCGGCGCATCATGATCGGCACCTACGCGCTGTCGGCGGGGTACTACGACGCCTACTACGGCCAGGCGCTCAAGGTGCGTACGCTCATCGCCCGCGACTTCGACAAGGCTTATGAGCAGGTCGACGTGCTCGTCTCGCCGACAAGCCCGTTCACCCCGTGGAAGCTGGGTGAGAAGGTCGACGACCCGCTGGCCATGTACCTGTCGGACCTGTGCACCCTGCCCACCAACCTGGCCGGGCACCCGGCCATGTCGGTCCCGTCCGGTCTGAGCCAGGACGACGGCATGCCGGTCGGCCTCCAGATCATGGCTCCCGCCCTCGCCGACGACCGCCTCTACCGGGTGGGCGCCGCCTACGAAGCCGCGCGCGGTCCCATCGCCTGA
- a CDS encoding sensor histidine kinase: MNRRSSARARRLDARTWFDLGTLLVGLILYAVAWPTLHLTHAVPPAAQPFIAALAAFPVLLVRINPALGWAISAGSALVISLAIPHQPDNELPFQVVHVLSLLVLLFAVALRAPGQIVALAWGATALLFATAMPGEGDAFANAAWGWPIALAALVLFGLLIRWLALSRRQLVRQEEENELERARRTILEEKARIARDLHDVVAHHMSLVVVQAQTAPYRVEGVTPAARAEFESIGATAREALNEIRGMLGVLRSDGQLPEHAPQPKAADVVGLFEGARRAGVDVTWTVDGALDTIPETTGLALYRIAQESLSNASRHAPGAPVHVRLVRGADLLLTVGNGPGAAPARPAANGGHGIAGMQARAVAVGGEVSAGPRDDGGFEVRARLPLALPSDAAAPTHAASAR, translated from the coding sequence ATGAACCGGCGAAGTAGTGCCCGGGCGCGGCGACTGGACGCACGGACCTGGTTCGATCTGGGCACACTGCTGGTCGGGCTGATCTTGTACGCGGTGGCGTGGCCGACCTTGCATCTGACCCACGCGGTGCCCCCGGCCGCGCAGCCGTTCATCGCGGCGCTGGCCGCCTTCCCGGTGCTGCTCGTGCGGATCAACCCGGCGTTGGGCTGGGCCATCTCGGCGGGCTCGGCGCTGGTCATCTCGCTGGCGATTCCGCATCAGCCCGACAACGAGCTGCCGTTCCAGGTCGTGCACGTGCTGAGCCTGCTGGTGCTGTTGTTCGCGGTGGCGCTGCGCGCGCCGGGGCAGATCGTCGCGCTCGCCTGGGGGGCCACGGCGCTGTTGTTCGCGACGGCGATGCCCGGCGAAGGGGACGCGTTCGCGAACGCCGCGTGGGGCTGGCCGATCGCGCTCGCGGCACTTGTGCTGTTCGGCCTGCTCATCCGCTGGCTGGCGCTGTCGCGGCGGCAGTTGGTGCGCCAGGAGGAAGAGAACGAACTCGAGCGGGCTCGCAGGACCATCCTGGAGGAGAAGGCGCGCATCGCCCGCGACCTGCACGACGTGGTCGCCCACCACATGTCCCTGGTCGTGGTGCAGGCGCAGACCGCTCCCTACCGGGTCGAGGGCGTCACCCCGGCCGCTCGCGCCGAGTTCGAGTCGATCGGCGCCACGGCGCGCGAGGCGCTCAACGAGATCCGCGGCATGCTCGGCGTCCTGCGCAGCGACGGCCAGCTGCCCGAGCACGCGCCGCAGCCGAAGGCCGCCGACGTGGTCGGCCTGTTCGAGGGCGCGCGACGTGCGGGGGTCGACGTCACCTGGACGGTCGATGGCGCGCTGGACACGATCCCCGAGACCACCGGCCTCGCCCTCTATCGCATCGCCCAGGAATCGCTGTCCAACGCCTCTCGGCACGCACCGGGAGCCCCGGTCCACGTGCGGCTCGTCCGCGGTGCGGACCTGTTGCTCACGGTAGGCAACGGTCCGGGAGCCGCACCCGCCCGACCGGCGGCCAACGGTGGCCACGGCATCGCAGGCATGCAGGCGCGGGCAGTGGCCGTCGGCGGTGAGGTCTCGGCCGGTCCCCGCGACGATGGCGGCTTCGAAGTCCGCGCCCGCCTCCCACTCGCACTGCCGAGCGACGCCGCCGCACCGACGCATGCGGCGTCGGCACGGTAG
- a CDS encoding GNAT family N-acetyltransferase has product MDVRDTRVVVRMARPEEYDAVGELTVEVYVGEGYVRAASPYVAELADPARRAASTRILVATHADRIVGSLTVARPGTPYAETALPGELEFRMLAVAKSGRGLGAGTSLVRSVIDLARAEGFAAVALTTMPAMVEARRIYDRLGFLPIPSRDWRTSLGHPLHVLRLPLDPDARESSDRVS; this is encoded by the coding sequence ATGGATGTGCGGGACACCCGCGTCGTCGTCCGGATGGCGCGGCCGGAAGAGTACGACGCGGTCGGCGAGCTGACGGTGGAGGTCTACGTCGGCGAGGGCTATGTCCGCGCGGCCAGCCCGTATGTCGCCGAGTTGGCCGATCCGGCCCGCCGCGCGGCGTCGACCCGGATTCTCGTGGCCACCCATGCCGATCGGATCGTCGGCTCCCTCACCGTCGCACGTCCCGGCACCCCCTACGCGGAGACCGCGCTGCCGGGTGAGCTGGAGTTCCGAATGCTCGCCGTCGCGAAGTCCGGGCGCGGTCTCGGCGCCGGAACATCGTTGGTGCGCAGCGTGATCGATCTGGCTCGAGCGGAAGGATTCGCCGCCGTTGCGCTCACGACCATGCCTGCCATGGTCGAGGCGCGCCGGATCTACGACCGTCTCGGCTTCCTGCCTATCCCGAGCCGGGACTGGCGCACCAGCCTCGGGCACCCGCTGCACGTCCTGCGGCTACCGCTCGACCCGGACGCTCGAGAATCCTCGGATCGAGTCTCGTGA
- a CDS encoding amino acid-binding protein yields the protein MSYLLRVQLPDRPGSLGALALALGSVGADILSLDVVERGAGYAVDDLVVEVPAGALPDTLITAAESIGDVHVDSIRPYSGVLDTHRELELIDHVASARDDRLQVLVDGVPRVLRVGWSTIIDVGPQGAYRVVGSPSAPQTQAGSAPWMPLEKPSALDPEADWVPQIWRDMDTKLAAAPLGNTGKVLLLGRPGGPDFRPSEVARLGYLAGIVATVLG from the coding sequence GTGTCGTATCTGCTCCGCGTGCAACTTCCGGATCGACCGGGAAGCCTCGGCGCACTCGCCCTCGCACTCGGATCCGTCGGCGCGGACATCCTGTCCCTCGACGTGGTGGAGCGCGGTGCCGGCTACGCCGTCGACGACCTGGTCGTCGAGGTGCCCGCGGGCGCACTGCCCGACACCTTGATCACCGCCGCCGAATCGATCGGCGACGTGCACGTGGATTCGATCCGCCCCTATTCCGGCGTCCTCGACACCCACCGCGAACTCGAACTCATCGATCATGTGGCCAGCGCCCGCGACGACCGATTGCAGGTGCTGGTCGACGGTGTGCCCCGGGTGTTGCGGGTCGGCTGGAGCACGATCATCGACGTCGGCCCGCAGGGCGCCTACCGGGTGGTCGGAAGTCCGAGTGCGCCGCAGACACAGGCGGGTTCGGCGCCGTGGATGCCGCTGGAGAAGCCCAGCGCGCTAGATCCCGAGGCCGACTGGGTGCCGCAGATCTGGCGCGACATGGACACCAAACTGGCCGCCGCCCCACTCGGCAATACCGGCAAGGTGCTGCTGCTCGGCCGACCGGGCGGCCCCGACTTCCGCCCCTCCGAAGTAGCCCGGCTCGGTTATCTCGCGGGGATCGTCGCGACCGTCCTCGGCTAG
- a CDS encoding response regulator transcription factor, with the protein MAITVLIADDQAMVRQGFGALLAAQPDISVVGDAADGKVAVAEAKRLRPDVVLMDVRMPEMNGLDAARAILAAGFDPPVRVLMLTTFDIDDYVYEALGLGASGFLLKDAPAEELVRAVRVVADGQALLAPTVTRRLIADVTRRRGAARAKQASQLTALTPREREVLELIAKGMSNSEIAETLFVAEQTVKTHVSKVFSKLNLRDRAQAVVLAYETGLVTPG; encoded by the coding sequence GTGGCAATTACCGTGTTGATCGCCGACGACCAGGCCATGGTCCGGCAGGGGTTCGGAGCGCTGCTCGCGGCTCAGCCGGACATCAGCGTCGTGGGCGACGCGGCGGACGGGAAGGTCGCGGTGGCCGAGGCCAAGCGGCTGCGTCCGGACGTGGTGCTGATGGATGTGCGCATGCCGGAGATGAACGGACTGGACGCGGCCCGCGCCATCCTGGCCGCGGGGTTCGACCCGCCGGTGCGCGTGCTGATGCTCACCACCTTCGACATCGATGATTACGTCTACGAGGCACTGGGCCTCGGCGCCAGCGGATTTCTGCTCAAGGACGCGCCCGCCGAGGAATTGGTGCGTGCGGTGCGGGTGGTCGCCGACGGCCAGGCACTGCTCGCGCCGACCGTCACGCGCAGGCTCATCGCCGATGTCACCCGCCGACGCGGCGCCGCGCGGGCCAAGCAGGCATCGCAGCTGACCGCGCTGACCCCGCGTGAGCGGGAGGTGCTGGAGCTGATCGCCAAGGGCATGTCGAATTCCGAGATCGCCGAGACCCTCTTCGTGGCCGAGCAGACCGTGAAAACCCATGTGTCCAAGGTGTTCTCGAAGCTGAACCTGCGCGATCGCGCCCAGGCGGTCGTCTTGGCCTACGAGACCGGCCTGGTCACTCCGGGCTGA
- a CDS encoding TetR/AcrR family transcriptional regulator, translated as MPDTPSVARRSERARAAILTAAAELIRELPYAKLGIEAIAARAGVGKQTIYRWWPSKGAVVFDAMLESDSGPAGPALPDTGDVEADLRELLRGSIAAMTDPGFESFLRAMYVEIQQDPELGAAYRERLLLPQRSAIADRLAAAVDAGELRADLDLDFAVDLLLGPTQMRWSLGLGGLTKDYADVALEAALAYLRA; from the coding sequence ATGCCCGACACTCCTTCCGTCGCGCGGCGCAGCGAACGGGCCCGCGCCGCGATCCTCACTGCCGCCGCCGAGCTGATCCGCGAACTGCCCTACGCGAAGCTGGGCATCGAAGCGATCGCGGCCCGTGCGGGTGTCGGCAAACAGACCATCTACCGCTGGTGGCCCTCGAAGGGGGCGGTCGTGTTCGACGCCATGCTCGAATCCGATTCCGGCCCTGCGGGTCCCGCCCTGCCGGATACCGGCGACGTCGAGGCCGACCTGCGCGAGTTGCTGCGCGGCTCGATCGCCGCTATGACCGATCCGGGTTTCGAATCCTTCCTGCGGGCGATGTACGTCGAGATCCAGCAGGACCCCGAACTGGGCGCCGCTTATCGCGAACGGCTGCTGCTGCCGCAGCGCTCCGCCATCGCCGATCGGCTCGCCGCCGCCGTCGACGCGGGTGAACTGCGCGCCGACCTGGATCTCGACTTCGCTGTCGACCTGCTGCTCGGCCCTACGCAAATGCGGTGGTCGCTGGGGCTCGGCGGACTCACCAAGGACTATGCCGACGTGGCGCTGGAGGCTGCGCTGGCGTATCTGCGGGCGTGA
- a CDS encoding alpha/beta-hydrolase family protein, with amino-acid sequence MTVSAFAAPQNRRRWAMTTLLDAGRRALPPRIGTTLGTGIGVLASLAPGLLPRTPSAQGVLTGLLAAITLGVAGVLRVVLRRWAVDINERQGWVRLPLLIAMSVLVVGAAANAGHWQNRLRAAMGTPRIGTDYWLRCALGAALIIGLFVGATRSIAWALRRLSWARGVSLIAVVAILLYVVGMPAVVGWRDSVYAGANAELDPTLVRPVSRTGSGSTASAVSWSSLGAEGRKFVSDGQVRAVRVYVGVASAPDLESRVALAIRELERSGGFTRSHLVVTVPTGSGWIDANAVAGLDERFDGDVALVGLQYSYLPSWATFVFGREAAVTAARSLFTAVENHLQGLTHKPRLYMYGQSLGALGGNAVFADDTDQDSRTCAALWAGPPAGQVHRGGATVLANTSDPVIHWSLTQLWRAPDLTGARTDAPVPRWLPLISFAQTTADLLAALDAPPGHGHRYGTDQGTAMGGC; translated from the coding sequence ATGACCGTTTCCGCTTTCGCGGCGCCCCAGAATCGTCGCCGCTGGGCTATGACCACACTGCTCGATGCGGGGCGCCGAGCCCTGCCGCCACGGATCGGCACGACACTCGGGACCGGGATCGGCGTGCTGGCATCGTTGGCGCCCGGACTGCTCCCCCGTACGCCCAGCGCGCAAGGCGTGCTGACGGGGCTCCTCGCGGCGATCACGCTCGGCGTCGCGGGAGTCTTGCGCGTCGTCCTGCGGCGGTGGGCTGTCGACATCAATGAGCGCCAGGGCTGGGTGCGGCTGCCCCTGCTGATCGCGATGTCGGTGCTGGTCGTGGGCGCGGCGGCGAACGCGGGCCACTGGCAGAACCGGCTGCGCGCGGCGATGGGGACCCCGCGGATCGGGACCGACTACTGGTTGCGGTGCGCGCTCGGCGCGGCGCTCATCATCGGCCTGTTCGTCGGCGCCACCCGGTCGATCGCCTGGGCCCTGCGCAGACTGAGCTGGGCGCGAGGAGTCTCGCTGATCGCGGTCGTGGCGATTCTGCTGTATGTCGTCGGCATGCCCGCTGTGGTCGGGTGGCGTGATTCGGTGTATGCCGGTGCCAATGCCGAGCTGGATCCGACTCTGGTGCGGCCGGTTTCGCGTACCGGGTCAGGCAGCACCGCGTCGGCGGTGAGCTGGTCGTCGCTGGGCGCCGAGGGACGCAAGTTCGTGAGCGACGGGCAGGTGCGGGCGGTGCGGGTCTACGTCGGGGTGGCTTCGGCGCCGGACTTGGAGAGTCGGGTCGCCCTGGCGATCCGGGAACTGGAACGTTCGGGCGGCTTCACCCGCTCGCATCTGGTCGTCACGGTGCCGACCGGGTCTGGGTGGATCGACGCCAACGCCGTCGCGGGACTCGATGAGCGCTTCGACGGTGACGTCGCACTGGTCGGGCTGCAGTACTCCTACCTACCGAGCTGGGCGACGTTCGTGTTCGGCCGCGAAGCCGCCGTGACCGCCGCGCGCAGCCTGTTCACGGCCGTGGAGAACCATCTCCAGGGCCTGACGCACAAGCCGAGGCTGTATATGTACGGCCAGAGCCTCGGCGCGCTGGGCGGCAACGCCGTCTTCGCCGACGACACCGACCAGGACAGCCGCACCTGTGCGGCGCTGTGGGCCGGGCCCCCGGCCGGCCAGGTCCATCGCGGCGGCGCCACCGTGCTGGCCAACACCTCCGATCCGGTGATCCACTGGTCGCTCACCCAGCTCTGGCGCGCGCCCGACCTGACCGGCGCCCGCACCGACGCTCCGGTCCCCCGGTGGCTTCCGCTGATCAGCTTCGCGCAGACCACGGCCGACCTGCTCGCCGCGCTCGACGCTCCCCCGGGTCACGGCCATCGCTATGGGACCGACCAGGGCACTGCGATGGGCGGCTGCTGA
- a CDS encoding SRPBCC domain-containing protein, with protein sequence MAFVIDLAVDIDAPAELVWQVVTDFPRYGEWNPFVTECRSSLVPGEPIDMLVHVSGSSPRKQREWIRSHTPGRELSYAMKPVPLGALHSLRSHTVTPLADNRARYESHFELGGWLHPVVVALLGKNLRRGFEDMTEGIRKQAESLRAS encoded by the coding sequence ATGGCCTTTGTCATCGATCTCGCCGTCGACATCGACGCCCCCGCCGAGCTGGTCTGGCAGGTGGTCACCGACTTCCCCCGCTACGGCGAATGGAATCCCTTCGTCACGGAGTGCCGCAGTTCCCTGGTTCCCGGCGAGCCGATCGACATGCTCGTGCACGTCTCCGGTTCCAGCCCGCGTAAACAGCGCGAGTGGATCCGTTCCCATACCCCCGGCCGCGAACTCAGCTATGCGATGAAGCCGGTTCCCCTGGGCGCGCTGCACAGCCTCCGCTCACACACCGTGACGCCCCTCGCGGACAACCGCGCCCGGTACGAGTCGCACTTCGAACTCGGAGGATGGCTACATCCCGTGGTCGTCGCGCTGCTCGGCAAGAACCTGCGCCGCGGTTTCGAGGACATGACCGAAGGCATCCGGAAGCAAGCCGAGTCGCTGCGAGCCTCCTGA